One segment of Proteus appendicitidis DNA contains the following:
- the lysS gene encoding lysine--tRNA ligase → MSQQQQGAEQAPDLNNELQTRREKLSALRDNGNAFPNDFRRNALSDELHQKYDAMSAEELEAANVEVSIAGRMMTRRIMGKASFATLQDMGGRIQLYVSRDDLPEGIYNEQFKKWDLGDILGASGRVFKTKTGELSIHCHEVRLLTKALRPLPDKFHGLADQEMRYRQRYLDLISNEESRKTFQIRSQVMAGIRQFMVNKGFMEVETPMMQTIPGGASARPFITHHNALDIDMYLRIAPELYLKRLVVGGFDRVFEINRNFRNEGVSPRHNPEFTMMELYMAYADYRDLIELTEELFRTLTENVLGSSLVKYGDQEFDFGKPFAKLTMKEAICKYRPETVMADLDDMDKAVAIAQSIGIKIEKSWGLGRVQCEIFEEVAESHLIQPTFIIEYPAEVSPLARRNDDNPFITDRFEFFIGGREIGNGFSELNDAQDQAERFEDQVRQKEAGDAEAMFFDHDYITALEHGLPPTAGLGIGIDRMVMLFTDSHTIRDVILFPAMRPNK, encoded by the coding sequence ATGTCGCAACAGCAACAAGGTGCGGAGCAGGCACCTGATTTAAATAACGAACTGCAAACACGCCGCGAAAAATTATCCGCTTTACGTGATAATGGTAACGCATTCCCAAATGATTTTCGCAGAAATGCGCTGTCTGACGAATTACATCAAAAGTATGATGCAATGAGTGCAGAAGAGTTAGAAGCCGCAAATGTGGAAGTTTCTATTGCAGGTCGTATGATGACTCGCCGTATTATGGGCAAGGCATCTTTCGCTACATTGCAAGACATGGGTGGTCGTATTCAGCTTTATGTTTCTCGTGATGATTTACCAGAAGGTATCTATAACGAGCAATTTAAAAAATGGGATTTGGGCGATATCTTAGGGGCTAGTGGTCGTGTTTTTAAAACGAAAACGGGTGAACTAAGTATTCATTGTCACGAAGTGCGTTTATTAACTAAAGCATTACGCCCATTACCGGATAAATTCCACGGTTTAGCTGACCAAGAAATGCGTTATCGTCAGCGCTATTTAGATCTGATCTCTAATGAAGAATCGCGTAAAACGTTCCAAATTCGTTCACAAGTTATGGCGGGTATCCGTCAATTTATGGTGAACAAAGGCTTTATGGAAGTTGAAACGCCAATGATGCAAACCATTCCTGGTGGAGCAAGTGCGCGTCCGTTTATTACGCACCATAATGCGTTAGATATCGATATGTATCTGCGTATTGCACCTGAATTATATTTAAAACGTTTAGTTGTGGGTGGTTTTGATCGCGTATTTGAAATCAACCGTAACTTCCGTAACGAGGGTGTATCACCACGTCATAACCCAGAGTTTACAATGATGGAACTCTATATGGCGTATGCAGATTACCGCGACTTGATTGAATTAACTGAAGAATTATTCCGTACATTAACTGAAAATGTACTTGGCTCTTCATTAGTGAAATATGGTGATCAAGAGTTTGATTTTGGTAAACCTTTTGCTAAATTAACCATGAAAGAAGCTATCTGCAAATATCGTCCAGAAACCGTAATGGCTGATCTTGATGATATGGATAAAGCGGTTGCTATTGCTCAATCTATTGGTATTAAGATTGAGAAAAGCTGGGGCTTAGGTCGTGTTCAGTGTGAAATTTTTGAAGAAGTTGCAGAAAGCCACTTAATTCAACCAACGTTCATTATTGAATACCCAGCAGAAGTTTCTCCACTGGCTCGTCGTAACGATGATAATCCATTTATCACTGACCGCTTCGAATTCTTTATTGGTGGTCGTGAAATTGGTAATGGTTTCTCAGAACTCAATGATGCACAAGACCAAGCAGAGCGTTTTGAAGATCAAGTTCGCCAAAAAGAAGCGGGTGATGCAGAAGCTATGTTCTTCGACCATGACTATATCACGGCATTAGAACATGGTTTACCGCCAACAGCAGGTTTAGGTATTGGTATTGACCGTATGGTGATGTTATTTACTGACAGCCATACTATTCGTGATGTTATTTTATTCCCGGCAATGCGCCCTAATAAATAA
- a CDS encoding sugar transporter — translation MKLKQSVCLAFMLFPTLSFANNEFNSVIEDFDRYFETQEPIKIEPKTSATISSSTRTGQANRGVNRTTTATQQIKPEQRVKPSTPVKTDNQAVEPIKTPDITLAENCPVLPADYSKLKSDYTRYLTPLLSFVPIKPQFAPEDLNRYSYRNNATVYNPLALYSKESYTRPQRNDNFLLDIIPGTFYSVTAIPFHFAYQFNRSVLDHKQPLFNKTLLNRLAETRNKYQALYQKYTEQAAITKAHLEKLQNANNQIKQLELTLAETEEKLATANNLLNDDSLKQAVAKLQSDLETIKKERDLLVKQLAEKENVLQATTVKNTELAKQQQDFEKQAEVLKTLEAKYTQLEQEKEQLQSQYQQAQVLLKDDSAKKEIDNLQSSLESIKVEQEKLINQLTEKQALLAKIEQEKEAIQAQYVESQKLLNDNNKQKEQELANLESAKNKEIATLENSLSTITTEQDKLTKQLTDVQNQLATITKEKEDVQALFAQAQLLLKDDSAKKEIDKLQSTLLKITSEREDLSKELALKVAEAEKQQDANSKLVEEQRKEIAQLQAQVEKSNQEQIQINKSLLAVQQQKDQADEKLKAIPELKLQLDNKITELADLKKSLSAGEKAVDNLIADKNNLIAKLEKTQSELSNKYQTLDTQFKENNIALAQVTTSKKESEKTLALLEKQLSEKQNTTDKLSAQLAEAKAQLEKQNTESTQQISTLKQQQTESIAKLNEQIKAKDAELAKVNTDTSNILKENKTLKEQLEKMAGEGQMIAGQLAYAYSIIGKDNAQRNKSILSEIQKQNYVQYDDNTYFKILKQGKPVESIAGKTVVFTMHEELTDGTVTLNYDKAKPLILPYRQLPLPLNTFIAKAGINGKAKIYIKPGGGYGKNGVPGQVPPESMSIVTIEILDIK, via the coding sequence ATGAAATTAAAGCAGAGTGTTTGTCTCGCTTTTATGCTGTTTCCAACACTATCGTTTGCCAATAATGAGTTTAATTCTGTTATTGAAGATTTTGACCGTTATTTTGAAACGCAAGAGCCAATTAAAATTGAGCCTAAAACATCTGCTACAATTTCATCGTCAACAAGAACCGGTCAGGCTAATCGTGGAGTAAATCGCACCACAACAGCGACTCAACAAATAAAACCAGAGCAACGAGTTAAACCTTCTACGCCAGTTAAAACAGATAATCAGGCAGTCGAACCTATTAAGACTCCTGATATCACACTGGCAGAAAATTGCCCTGTGTTACCCGCGGATTATTCAAAATTAAAGAGTGATTACACTCGTTATTTAACGCCGTTGCTTTCATTTGTTCCGATTAAGCCTCAATTTGCACCCGAGGATCTTAATCGTTATAGCTACCGAAATAATGCAACGGTTTATAATCCGTTAGCACTTTATTCAAAAGAGAGTTATACAAGACCTCAACGTAATGACAACTTCTTGTTAGATATTATTCCAGGAACATTTTATTCTGTTACGGCCATCCCTTTTCACTTTGCCTATCAGTTCAATCGCTCTGTACTCGATCATAAACAACCTCTTTTTAATAAAACGTTATTAAATCGTTTAGCAGAGACGAGAAATAAATACCAAGCGCTTTATCAGAAATATACTGAGCAGGCAGCTATCACCAAAGCGCATTTAGAAAAACTTCAAAATGCAAATAACCAAATTAAACAACTTGAATTAACGCTGGCTGAAACAGAAGAAAAATTAGCGACGGCGAACAACTTACTTAATGATGACTCGTTAAAACAGGCTGTTGCCAAGCTACAAAGTGACTTAGAAACAATAAAAAAAGAACGTGACTTATTAGTTAAGCAATTAGCCGAAAAAGAGAACGTATTACAGGCAACAACAGTAAAAAATACCGAATTAGCAAAACAGCAACAAGATTTTGAAAAACAAGCAGAGGTACTTAAAACCTTAGAGGCGAAATATACTCAGCTTGAGCAAGAAAAAGAGCAATTACAATCTCAGTATCAACAGGCTCAGGTTCTGTTAAAAGATGACAGCGCCAAAAAAGAGATTGATAACTTACAAAGTTCACTTGAAAGCATAAAAGTAGAGCAAGAGAAGTTAATTAACCAATTAACTGAAAAGCAGGCACTACTCGCTAAAATTGAACAAGAAAAAGAAGCTATACAAGCTCAGTATGTTGAATCTCAGAAATTGCTAAATGACAACAATAAGCAAAAAGAACAAGAATTAGCTAATTTAGAAAGCGCAAAAAATAAAGAGATAGCAACATTAGAAAATTCGTTATCAACAATAACGACTGAGCAAGATAAATTAACTAAACAACTCACAGATGTACAAAATCAATTAGCAACAATAACGAAAGAGAAAGAAGATGTGCAGGCTCTATTTGCACAGGCTCAACTTTTGCTAAAAGATGACTCTGCGAAAAAAGAGATAGATAAATTACAAAGCACATTATTGAAGATCACATCAGAACGTGAAGATTTATCTAAAGAACTTGCGTTAAAAGTAGCAGAAGCAGAAAAGCAACAAGATGCTAATAGCAAACTTGTTGAAGAACAACGTAAAGAAATAGCACAACTACAAGCACAAGTTGAAAAAAGTAATCAGGAACAAATTCAGATTAATAAATCGCTTTTAGCTGTCCAGCAACAAAAAGATCAGGCAGACGAAAAACTAAAAGCAATTCCAGAATTAAAATTACAGTTAGATAATAAAATAACTGAATTAGCTGATTTGAAAAAGAGCTTATCTGCGGGTGAAAAAGCCGTTGATAATTTAATTGCTGATAAAAATAATCTAATAGCTAAGTTAGAAAAAACGCAAAGTGAGTTATCGAATAAATACCAAACATTAGATACACAATTTAAAGAGAATAATATCGCATTAGCTCAAGTCACTACGAGCAAAAAAGAAAGTGAGAAAACGTTAGCATTGCTAGAAAAACAACTCTCTGAAAAGCAAAATACGACGGATAAATTGAGCGCTCAATTAGCTGAAGCAAAAGCACAATTAGAAAAACAAAATACAGAAAGTACACAGCAAATTAGTACATTAAAGCAACAGCAAACAGAATCTATTGCTAAATTAAATGAGCAAATTAAAGCAAAAGATGCTGAATTAGCGAAAGTGAATACAGACACGAGTAATATTTTAAAAGAAAATAAAACGCTAAAAGAGCAGCTTGAGAAAATGGCGGGCGAAGGGCAAATGATTGCTGGGCAACTTGCTTATGCTTATTCGATTATTGGAAAAGATAATGCTCAGCGTAATAAATCCATTTTATCTGAGATCCAAAAACAAAATTACGTGCAATATGATGACAATACCTATTTTAAAATTTTAAAACAGGGTAAACCTGTTGAATCAATAGCGGGTAAAACAGTTGTCTTCACTATGCATGAAGAGCTAACAGATGGCACTGTGACGCTTAATTATGATAAAGCTAAGCCTCTTATCTTACCTTATCGCCAATTACCACTACCATTGAATACCTTTATTGCCAAAGCAGGCATCAATGGTAAAGCTAAAATTTATATAAAACCAGGTGGTGGCTATGGGAAAAATGGTGTTCCAGGGCAAGTGCCTCCAGAATCCATGTCTATCGTAACAATTGAGATCTTAGATATTAAATAG
- a CDS encoding T3SS regulon anti-activator ExsD domain-containing protein yields MIKENKHTPQAHYYDYLTLLKKMMATGDKKTVDDLFDLQFSLQSNKNSDTECDVNAQQIKILSRVLCRESVDSLLQSTWFLRKKYCFVDITKEEILDVVNLVRSFHAQQANATLTPMDWDKSLKATVNINEHMRLIQAVIKPLFIYWVQHITPQLFTLYETKRELESQIKQCENIKSFERKQLSNISDSFLSLDDINIKLNSDKVRLIVINDLLQKDITLLLESWKNEPVFNIEINNTLDYIQGVTPRSELIKPLWTILNSIPENPENCQKLKDWLLERELCLNNDEFLWR; encoded by the coding sequence GTGATCAAAGAAAACAAACATACCCCACAAGCCCATTATTATGATTATTTAACTTTACTAAAAAAAATGATGGCAACCGGTGATAAAAAAACTGTAGATGATTTATTTGATCTACAGTTTTCTTTGCAGTCTAATAAAAATAGTGACACTGAATGCGATGTTAATGCACAGCAGATAAAAATATTATCTCGAGTATTATGTCGTGAAAGCGTAGACAGTTTATTACAATCCACTTGGTTTTTACGAAAAAAATACTGTTTTGTTGATATCACTAAGGAAGAAATCCTTGATGTCGTTAACTTGGTACGTTCATTTCATGCGCAACAAGCAAATGCTACGTTAACACCAATGGATTGGGATAAATCATTGAAGGCTACTGTCAATATCAATGAGCATATGCGCTTAATTCAAGCTGTTATAAAGCCTCTGTTTATTTATTGGGTTCAGCATATTACCCCTCAGCTATTCACTCTTTATGAAACCAAAAGAGAGTTAGAGTCTCAAATTAAGCAGTGTGAAAATATTAAGTCATTCGAAAGAAAACAACTATCAAATATAAGTGATTCTTTTTTATCTTTAGATGACATCAATATCAAACTAAATTCAGATAAAGTCCGACTTATAGTGATTAATGATCTACTACAAAAAGATATCACGTTACTTTTAGAGAGTTGGAAAAATGAGCCGGTCTTTAATATTGAAATTAATAACACACTAGATTACATCCAAGGTGTAACACCACGCTCAGAATTGATAAAACCACTATGGACGATTTTAAACAGTATTCCAGAAAATCCTGAAAATTGTCAAAAATTAAAAGATTGGCTATTAGAAAGGGAACTTTGTTTAAATAACGATGAATTTTTATGGCGATAA
- a CDS encoding methyl-accepting chemotaxis protein, translated as MQKLRNITIRLMLIIILGTLCVLFGGVSLYSAWSLSQISQGNQSDNQIIKQMAALSQGNDQYFRFTSRLNRLIDEKAEGKDVDFTQVQLAMENMEKQIEYMKSVSPGPMDAKVSKELMDVWQALFEQGVKKQMELALNGTIEQYTHHAKNVTPALSRELGNVSENFNHVANIKIDNTIEEVDKLIEVTQIVIVISAILGAIILFLTDRYLAVMLQKPLENIRQHFVKITEGDLSQPLEPFGNNCAGRLIPLLNDMQNSLHEAVSTIRMGSDSIYRGASEIAKGNNDLASRTEEQATALEQTAASMEEITAAVNQNMEHAYQARELAEVASVTVEKGNELAESVVTTMDGISNSSSKIADIINVINNIAFQTNILALNASVEAARAGAHGRGFMVVANEVRNLAGDSAKAAKEIEVLIADSTARVKKGAKLVSDMENTMEDILTGVKQVTSIMKEITIASEEQSKGIGQVSVAITQMDGVTQQNASLVEQVSAAAISLERQTEELQLSVQKFNLAHR; from the coding sequence ATGCAGAAACTTCGTAACATTACTATTCGTCTGATGCTGATAATCATATTGGGGACTTTATGTGTGTTATTTGGCGGTGTTAGTCTTTATAGCGCATGGTCACTATCACAAATATCTCAAGGCAATCAATCTGATAATCAAATAATAAAACAAATGGCTGCACTCAGTCAGGGAAATGATCAGTATTTTCGATTCACGTCTCGACTAAATCGTCTCATTGATGAAAAAGCAGAAGGCAAAGACGTCGATTTTACCCAAGTACAATTGGCGATGGAAAATATGGAAAAACAGATTGAGTATATGAAATCTGTTTCTCCAGGACCTATGGATGCAAAAGTATCAAAAGAACTTATGGACGTATGGCAAGCGCTTTTTGAACAAGGCGTAAAAAAGCAGATGGAATTAGCGCTCAATGGCACTATCGAGCAATATACACATCATGCAAAAAATGTAACACCTGCATTGAGTCGCGAATTAGGCAATGTAAGCGAAAACTTTAATCATGTCGCAAATATAAAAATTGATAATACGATTGAAGAAGTGGATAAGCTTATTGAAGTGACACAAATTGTTATTGTTATTAGTGCCATTTTAGGGGCAATTATTCTGTTCCTCACAGATCGCTATTTAGCCGTTATGTTACAAAAACCACTCGAAAATATTCGCCAACATTTTGTGAAAATTACAGAAGGTGATCTAAGTCAGCCACTAGAACCTTTTGGTAATAACTGTGCAGGGCGATTAATACCCTTATTAAATGATATGCAAAATAGTTTGCATGAAGCGGTAAGTACGATCCGAATGGGAAGTGACAGTATTTATCGTGGTGCTTCTGAAATAGCCAAAGGGAATAATGATTTAGCTTCTCGTACAGAAGAGCAAGCAACAGCATTAGAACAAACAGCAGCAAGTATGGAAGAGATAACAGCGGCTGTGAACCAGAACATGGAACATGCTTATCAAGCAAGAGAATTGGCTGAAGTTGCATCAGTGACTGTTGAAAAAGGCAATGAATTAGCTGAATCTGTTGTGACAACAATGGATGGGATCTCTAATAGTTCAAGCAAAATTGCAGATATCATCAATGTCATTAATAACATTGCGTTTCAAACCAATATACTCGCTTTAAATGCATCAGTAGAAGCGGCAAGAGCAGGGGCACATGGCCGAGGATTTATGGTTGTCGCCAATGAAGTGCGTAATTTAGCCGGAGATAGTGCCAAAGCGGCTAAAGAGATTGAAGTTCTTATTGCTGATTCCACCGCCCGTGTAAAAAAGGGGGCAAAATTAGTCAGTGATATGGAAAATACGATGGAAGACATTTTGACGGGCGTTAAACAGGTAACGTCAATAATGAAAGAAATTACAATTGCATCTGAAGAGCAAAGTAAAGGTATTGGTCAAGTGAGTGTGGCGATTACTCAAATGGATGGTGTAACACAACAGAATGCCTCTTTAGTTGAACAAGTTTCAGCAGCAGCCATTTCATTAGAAAGACAAACCGAAGAATTACAGTTATCGGTACAAAAGTTTAATCTTGCTCATCGTTAA
- a CDS encoding TonB-dependent receptor domain-containing protein, whose translation MIFQAKKNIITLVILCTSTSSLASQNTPANQEDKLVVTANKTKTDIKQINTKDISTIRGTTNSDIFANETSLQSNNSRNEAGALDIGIRGLQGNGRVPIIIDGSLQSTNTWRGYQGSSDRTYIDSDLIDTIEIEKGASMSKFSGGAIGGTVKLKTISANSIIPQGDQVGFLFKGSLYNNNVRPTIGSNEKEEGNYRPSTDLKSTHFNNGAYTAGVAYRNEKFDFLMAYSDRTQGNFVAGKHGYDKYRLADSPIKPGQEVVNTSYDSQSTLLKSNIYFNPYSSLEINYRHHEQRAGEVLAAYWYQSDGQMSQWTLGSARIDTTSVNYSYKPESILVDMNIGVWWTKGKFNQRNGLTDDVSAHYGDQYKHKYSDERIGFNIENTSQLANKPIDITYGIEYMAQTTKPLTKRYESNWSPEGITQGRELFTANRNAKGISSSLFTNIAYKGKWIDTLGGWRIHSFKVEDHIAGKTTTYGPKNDFFGEIRFHVTPDLDLYSKYSDTYREPSLFESSVSDQTYSYNPKYPIKPENARSFEVGIHLDKDNLIFDEDNTSLRIAYFNNDIKNYLSQGVNPNGGYYPESYVVTKNYDKFKLSGYEVELKYDSNYLFGSVDATFYNKADLCSKAEMELGHLESACNSVGFAWGLSPSRIPPEKIFSGIAGIKMFDQKLQTGVRVRYNSGKDYPQKWLVGTAAAPVQKLYSSTTVDLFGKYALRKNINFTFNIDNLTNRYTFDPGTVIYMPIPGRTVRLGIETTF comes from the coding sequence ATGATATTTCAAGCAAAAAAAAACATAATAACCTTAGTTATTTTATGCACATCAACGTCATCTTTAGCCAGCCAAAATACGCCAGCAAATCAAGAAGACAAACTTGTTGTTACCGCAAATAAAACTAAAACAGATATTAAACAGATTAATACAAAAGACATTAGTACGATAAGAGGAACTACTAACTCAGATATCTTTGCTAATGAAACATCGCTTCAAAGTAATAATTCTAGAAATGAAGCGGGAGCGCTTGATATTGGTATTCGTGGGTTACAAGGAAATGGTCGTGTTCCTATTATTATTGATGGAAGTCTACAATCAACGAATACATGGCGGGGTTATCAAGGAAGTTCAGATAGAACATATATTGATTCTGATTTGATTGATACTATCGAAATAGAAAAAGGTGCTTCCATGAGTAAATTCTCGGGGGGCGCGATTGGTGGAACAGTTAAGTTAAAAACCATTTCAGCAAATAGTATTATTCCTCAAGGTGATCAAGTTGGCTTTCTATTTAAAGGCAGCCTTTATAATAATAATGTTAGACCTACTATTGGCTCAAATGAGAAAGAAGAAGGCAACTATCGACCATCAACAGATTTAAAAAGTACCCATTTTAATAATGGTGCTTATACCGCGGGTGTTGCTTATCGAAATGAAAAATTCGATTTCTTAATGGCTTATAGTGATCGTACACAGGGTAACTTTGTTGCGGGTAAGCATGGTTATGACAAATATAGGCTAGCAGATTCACCGATTAAACCTGGACAGGAAGTTGTTAATACCAGTTATGACAGTCAGTCAACTTTACTGAAGTCCAATATCTATTTTAATCCTTACTCCAGTTTAGAAATTAACTACCGCCATCATGAACAAAGAGCGGGTGAAGTTCTTGCTGCTTATTGGTATCAATCTGATGGACAAATGTCACAATGGACATTAGGTAGCGCCAGAATAGATACAACGTCTGTAAATTACTCTTATAAACCAGAGTCGATTTTAGTGGATATGAATATCGGCGTATGGTGGACCAAAGGAAAATTTAATCAAAGAAATGGTTTAACAGATGATGTTTCTGCTCATTATGGTGATCAATACAAACATAAATACAGTGACGAACGAATTGGTTTTAATATCGAAAATACGTCACAGCTTGCCAATAAGCCAATAGATATTACTTATGGTATTGAGTATATGGCTCAAACAACAAAACCATTAACTAAAAGGTATGAATCTAATTGGAGCCCAGAGGGGATAACGCAAGGCAGAGAACTATTTACGGCAAATCGCAATGCAAAAGGAATATCCAGCTCACTATTTACCAATATTGCTTATAAAGGTAAATGGATTGATACATTGGGCGGTTGGCGTATTCATTCCTTTAAAGTTGAAGATCATATTGCCGGAAAAACAACAACCTATGGACCTAAAAATGATTTCTTTGGTGAGATACGTTTCCATGTGACACCAGATTTAGATCTTTATAGCAAATATTCAGATACTTATAGAGAGCCGAGTTTATTTGAAAGCTCTGTATCAGATCAAACCTATTCTTATAACCCTAAGTATCCGATTAAACCTGAAAATGCGCGATCTTTCGAAGTAGGTATCCATTTAGATAAAGATAATCTTATTTTTGATGAAGATAATACGTCATTACGTATTGCTTATTTCAATAATGATATTAAAAATTATCTTTCTCAAGGGGTAAATCCAAATGGTGGATATTATCCTGAGTCTTACGTTGTCACTAAGAATTACGATAAATTTAAATTATCAGGTTATGAAGTTGAATTAAAATATGATTCAAATTATCTATTTGGTTCAGTTGATGCGACTTTCTATAATAAAGCCGATCTATGTTCAAAAGCTGAAATGGAATTAGGTCACCTTGAATCAGCCTGTAATTCTGTTGGTTTTGCATGGGGATTATCACCTTCAAGAATACCACCAGAGAAAATTTTCTCAGGGATTGCGGGTATTAAAATGTTTGATCAAAAATTACAGACAGGCGTTAGGGTTCGTTATAATTCAGGAAAAGATTACCCTCAAAAATGGTTAGTCGGTACGGCTGCGGCTCCTGTTCAGAAACTATATTCATCAACAACTGTCGATCTTTTTGGTAAGTACGCATTAAGAAAAAATATCAACTTCACATTTAATATTGATAACTTAACGAATCGTTATACATTTGATCCTGGTACGGTTATTTATATGCCAATTCCTGGACGTACTGTTAGATTAGGGATAGAAACAACCTTCTAA
- the prfB gene encoding peptide chain release factor 2 (programmed frameshift), whose amino-acid sequence MFEINPVKHQVEEVSERTNVLRGYLDYDAKKERLEEVNAELEQPDVWNEPERAQALGKERSSLEAIVETIDQLEQGLEDVSGLLELAVEADDEETFNEAIAELDGLNKKLEQLEFRRMFSGEYDSADCYLDLQAGSGGTEAQDWASMLMRMYLRWAESRGFKTEIIEESDGDVAGLKSATIKIIGEYAYGWLRTETGVHRLVRKSPFDSGGRRHTSFSSAFIYPEVDDNIDIEINPADLRIDVYRASGAGGQHVNKTESAVRITHVPTGLVTQCQNDRSQHKNKDQAMKQMKAKLYELEMQKKNADKQVMEDNKSDIGWGSQIRSYVLDDSRIKDLRTGVETRNTQAVLDGDLDKFIEASLKAGL is encoded by the exons ATGTTTGAAATCAACCCCGTAAAACACCAAGTTGAAGAAGTCTCTGAAAGAACGAATGTTCTCAGGGGGTATCTT GACTATGATGCCAAGAAAGAGCGTTTAGAAGAAGTTAACGCTGAATTAGAACAACCTGATGTATGGAATGAGCCAGAAAGGGCGCAAGCATTAGGCAAAGAGCGTTCATCTCTTGAGGCTATCGTAGAAACAATCGATCAGTTAGAGCAAGGACTAGAAGACGTTTCTGGTTTACTTGAATTAGCTGTTGAAGCTGATGACGAAGAAACATTTAACGAAGCTATTGCTGAATTAGATGGTTTAAATAAAAAGCTTGAGCAATTAGAATTCCGTCGTATGTTCTCTGGTGAATATGACAGTGCGGATTGCTACCTTGATTTACAAGCCGGCTCTGGTGGTACAGAAGCGCAAGATTGGGCAAGTATGCTGATGCGCATGTACTTGCGTTGGGCGGAATCAAGAGGCTTTAAAACAGAAATTATTGAAGAATCTGACGGTGATGTTGCAGGGTTAAAATCAGCGACTATCAAAATTATTGGTGAGTACGCCTATGGTTGGTTACGTACAGAAACGGGTGTTCATCGCCTAGTTCGTAAAAGCCCCTTTGACTCAGGTGGCCGTCGTCATACCTCATTTAGTTCTGCCTTTATTTACCCTGAAGTTGATGACAATATTGATATTGAAATCAACCCTGCTGATTTACGTATTGACGTTTATCGTGCTTCGGGTGCGGGTGGACAGCACGTTAACAAAACAGAATCTGCGGTTCGTATTACCCACGTTCCAACAGGTCTTGTTACTCAATGCCAAAACGATCGCTCTCAGCATAAGAACAAAGATCAGGCAATGAAGCAGATGAAAGCGAAGTTATACGAGCTGGAAATGCAGAAGAAAAATGCAGACAAGCAAGTAATGGAAGATAACAAGTCCGATATTGGCTGGGGTAGTCAAATTCGTTCTTATGTTCTTGATGATTCACGTATTAAAGATTTACGTACTGGTGTGGAAACGCGTAATACACAAGCAGTATTAGACGGTGATCTTGATAAATTTATTGAAGCTAGCTTAAAAGCGGGCCTGTGA
- a CDS encoding NADPH-dependent FMN reductase, whose protein sequence is MSRFKIGIVVGSLRKDSFNKQTAHALIKLFPQEFTCQFIDISALPLYNQDDDSHTPSSVVDFKQQIKACQGIVFVTPEYNRSIPGVLKNALDQASRPYGTSAWNEIPAGIIGVSIGNISTAIAQQHLRNSLAFLNMPTLNQPECYLKWYDGMVDNGQFSEKTAAFMQNWVDAYVAFVKQNNQ, encoded by the coding sequence ATGAGTCGTTTTAAAATTGGTATCGTTGTCGGTAGTTTAAGAAAAGATTCGTTTAATAAGCAAACAGCACATGCCTTAATTAAGTTATTTCCTCAAGAATTTACCTGCCAGTTTATCGATATTAGTGCTCTTCCTCTCTATAACCAAGATGATGACAGTCATACCCCTTCTTCTGTTGTCGATTTCAAACAACAAATAAAAGCGTGCCAAGGTATTGTTTTTGTTACTCCAGAATATAATCGCTCGATCCCTGGCGTGCTGAAAAATGCATTAGATCAAGCCTCTCGCCCTTATGGAACGAGTGCTTGGAATGAAATCCCAGCCGGTATTATTGGTGTTTCAATAGGTAATATTAGTACGGCAATAGCTCAACAGCATTTACGTAATTCATTAGCCTTCTTAAATATGCCAACGCTAAATCAACCAGAGTGTTATCTAAAATGGTATGACGGAATGGTTGATAATGGGCAGTTTTCAGAGAAAACCGCAGCTTTTATGCAAAACTGGGTTGATGCCTACGTTGCTTTTGTGAAGCAAAATAATCAATAA
- a CDS encoding sigma-S stabilization anti-adapter protein IraP — protein sequence MDKNLKEIECEIAALKIVIKSLLSTLNDKQRRDMLGNISIVLEDTSNKYPQLNEVINLTEQYVKKLTQA from the coding sequence ATGGATAAAAATTTAAAAGAAATTGAATGCGAAATTGCTGCTCTAAAAATTGTTATCAAGTCTTTACTTTCCACGCTAAATGATAAACAACGAAGAGATATGTTGGGCAATATATCTATAGTGCTTGAGGACACATCGAACAAATACCCTCAGCTTAATGAAGTTATTAACTTAACTGAGCAATATGTGAAGAAACTGACTCAAGCCTAA